The DNA sequence AACTAGATAAAGCTAAAATCGTGATAAGAAAAAAACTAGGTCAAAACGGTCATCTATTTGGCTCAATAACAAAAGATGAAGTCGCTCATGCACTGCTAGAGCAACATAACACTGAAATTGACAAAAAGCATATTACGGACAAACTCTCTATCAAGAGCGTGGGTGAACATAAACTAGACCTAAAACTTGGTCACGGAATTCATGCCGTTTTACATGTGGATGTTGTAGGCGAATAATGTTTGACGCTACTACCATACTCGCATATAAAGGCAAAAATAAGGCTGTAATCGGCGGTGACGGGCAAGTCACTTTTGGAAATAGCGTCTTAAAAGGCAATGCCACAAAGATTCGCACTCTTCATAACGGTAAAATTTTAGCCGGCTTTGCAGGAAGTACGGCGGATGCTTTTAATCTTTTTGATATGTTTGAAGATTTCTTAGAAGCAAAAAAAGGCGATATTTTAAAATCTGTCGTAGAATTTTCCAAAGCGTGGAGAAAAGACAAAGTGCTTCGCCGTCTTGAAGCTATGATGATTGTTTTAAACAATGAACATATTTTCATACTTACCGGAAACGGCGATGTAGTTGAACCCGAAGACGGAGAGATTGCCTCAATAGGAAGCGGCGGGAACTTTGCTATATCGGCGGCGCGCGCTCTAAAAAAACATGCCTCTTTGGATGAAGTAGAACTTGTAAAAGAGAGTTTACATATAGCAGCCGATTTATGTATTTACACTAACCATAACATCAAAACTCTTACGCTAGAGGGAGACAATAAGTGAATTTAACGCCAAAAGAGATAGTTGAGTACTTAGACAAATATGTTATTTCACAACACAATGCCAAAAAGACCATTGCTCTTGCTCTTAGAACCAGATACAGAAGAATGCAGCTAAGCCAAGAACTTCAAAATGACATAACGCCAAAAAACATTCTTATGATAGGCTCAACCGGTGTCGGTAAAACAGAGATTTCAAGAAGACTCGCAAAAATGATGAAAGTTCCTTTTATCAAAGTTGAAGCAAGCAAATACACCGAAGTCGGTTTTGTCGGACGGGATGTCGAATCTATGATTAGAGATTTGGTCGTTGCATCTATCACTATAGTTAAAGCCGAAAAAGAGGAAGAAAATAGAGAAAAAATAGAAAACTATGTCTTAAATAAAATAGTTGAAAAACTTCTCCCGCCTCTTCCTGAGAGTGCTAGCGAGTCCAAAAAAGATGATTATCAAAGACTTTTAAAAGCCATGGAAGATAGAGTTCTCTCAGGTGAGATGGACGATAAAATCATACAGCTCGAAGTACAAAAGATACATGTGGAGTTTAACGACACAAATCTGCCTCCGGAAATGGCAAAAGTTCAGGAATCTTTTTCTAAAGTATTTTCTCAAATGAGCAAAGAGGATAATAAAAAAGATGTAACCGTAAAAGATGCAAAATCCATTCTAAAAACGGAAGCAAGCTCAAGACTTCTTGACTCTACAAATATCCATGCCGAAGCATTAAGACGAGCTGAAAACGGCGGAATTATTTTCCTTGACGAGATTGATAAAATCGCTATAAGCGAAAAATCTCAGGGTAGAAACGACCCAAGCAAAGAGGGAGTGCAGCGCGACTTGCTTCCTATCGTTGAGGGCAGCAGTGTTAGTACAAAATACGGCGTTATAAATACAGATCATATTCTCTTTATCGCAGCAGGCGCATTTCATTTATGTAAACCAAGCGATTTGATTCCCGAACTTCAAGGCAGATTTCCACTAAGGGTTGAACTTGAATCTTTAACCGAAGATACACTATATAAAATACTTACTCAAACAAAAAATTCATTGCTAAATCAATATGAAGCCCTTTTAAGCACAGAAGGAATGAAGTTAATATTTGAAGATGAAGCAATCAGAGCAATTGCAAAATTAACTCATAGAGCAAATGAAATTACAGAAGATATAGGTGCCAGAAGGCTTCATACCGTAATTGAAAAAGTTTTAGAAGATGTAAGTTTTAATGCGGATGAGTATAAAGATAAAGAGTTTGTCGTCACGGCAGAACTAGTGCATGAAAAACTTGATGTCGTTGTTGAAAACAATGACCTCTCAAGATATATACTATAATTAGAACGCCAAAAGAGAGTAATTCCTTTTGGCTACACTAGCCGCCAAGGCACTAAAGCTTGTCGCCGAAGCGACAGAATTAGTTTAAATTAGAGACAAAAACATACCTAACAAGGGAAAAATATGACTAAAGCAGGCTTCGTATCGTTAATCGGTCGTCCAAATGCAGGAAAAAGCACACTTATGAATTCACTTTTGGGTGAGAATATTGCGATGGTAAGCCAAAAAGCCAATGCAACGAGAAAAAGATCAAATGCAATAGTTATGCATAATGACACTCAAATCATTTTTGTCGACACTCCGGGATTGCATGAGAGAGAGAAAGTTTTAAATCAGTTTATGCTAGATGAAGCGCTAAAAGCTATGGGCGATTGTGATTTGATAGTCTATTTGGCTCCCGTTACGGATAGCGTTGAAAACTATGAAAAATTTTTAAAACTAAACGGTTCAAAAATTAAACATATAATAGTTTTAAGTAAAATAGATCAGGTGTCGCAAGAAAAACTTTTTAAAAAAATAGCGCAGTACAATCAATTTTCAGACGGCTTTGAAGCGCTTATTCCAATGGCTGTACCTAAAAAGGTCGGTCATAAAGATCTGCTTGAGACGATATCAAAACTTTTACCCGAGTCCCCGTTTCTTTATGATCCTGAAGATTTAACAAGCGAACTTGTTCGCGATATATATGCCGGATTTATAAGAGAGGGCATATTTCAAAATGTAAGTGATGAGATACCTTACGAATCAGATGTTATTATCGATAAGATATATGAAGAGAAAAATATAGATAAAATTATAGCAACTATCATTGTAGAAAAAGATTCTCAAAAAGGCATTATCATCGGTCGCGGCGGCGAAGCGATTAAAAGGATAGGAAAATATTCCAGAGAAAAGATAGAAGCTCTAAGCGGTAAAAAAGTCTATCTTGATTTACAAGTCGTTGTAAAAAAAGGATGGAGCAAAGATAAATCATACTTACAGGAGATAGGTTACACTTCATGAAATATATACTACTACTATTAATTTTAACAAATATGTTTGCAGATAATATTCTCACAAACTATAGGATTCACGGGATTGCAGATATTGAAAAGCAGATGGACAAAGAGTTGGCAAAAGAGGAGTATTGGAACGATATCTTAAAAAATAAAGATACGGCGTTTGGTTATATTGAAGCATATTCAAATATTCTTACATGTGATAAGTCAAAATCAAAGCTTGATCTCTACTCGCTTGATAAAAATAAGGATTTTAAACATAAAAAAGCATACGATGCTTTTACCGGAAAAAACAAAGGCGATAAGATAAAAGAGGGAGATTTAAAAACTCCAATCGGAATTTATCAGATAACTAAAAAACTCTCTAAAAACACCAAGCTAGATTCGTTTTACGGTCCCTTGGCATTTGTAACATCTTATCCAAATCTTTATGACTCTTACAGAGGCAGAGACGGCGACGGTATATGGATTCACGGACTTCCGACCAATCAATCCAGAGATGATTTTACAAGAGGATGTATAGCGATTAATAACACAAGTATCGAGTGCTTGGATAGAAATATTGATATTTCAAAAACTATACTTATCATAAATGATACAAAGGTAAAACAAGATGTATCAAAAAAAACATTAGCAGCTATTCTGGCACAACTATATGCATGGAGATATAACTGGATATATGATGATATCAACGGATATCTCAGCTTCTATTCAAATGAATTTGTAAAAGATGACGGGATGAACTTCAAAGATTTTAAGAGCTATAAGGCTAGAATCTTTCAAAAGAATGAGAGAAAAAGTATCGTTTTTAATAACATAAATATTTTTCCATACCCTAACACTTCAAATGTTTATCAAATTAACTTCAAAGAGTTTTATAAATCTGATACATTTAAATTTGAAGGCGATAAAACACTTATCGTAGAACTTGATAAAAGTAACAAGATTCATATTCTTACTGAAAAATAAAAGTATTTTTTGTGAAACATATTTTAATAAAAATTTTTTTTATAGTGAACATCTCTTTTATCTCTTTATATGCAGATGTTCAATTAATTAAAAAACAAAATAGCGACTCAAATACGACACTTCTTGTTATCGGAGGTATCCACGGAGATGAACCGGGCGGATACTTTTCTGCTTCAATTTTAGCAACTCATTATAATATAAATTCAAAAAATGTCTGGATAGTACCTAACCTAAATCAAGATAGTATACAAAAAAATGCCAGAGGCATTCATGGAGATATGAATAGAAAATTCTCTATTATTGAAGATAAAGACAAAGATAAAGAGGTTATCAAAGATATTAAAAAGATAATTCTTCAGAACAATGTATCTTTAGTTTTAAATCTGCATGACGGAAACGGATTTTATAGAAAAACAGACAAAGGGAGTATCTTTAATGCAAATGCTTGGGGTCAAACATGCGTAATTGATCAATGCGACTTAAATAAAAGCCAACCGTTTGGGGATTTAAGTAAAATTGCTCTCAAT is a window from the Sulfurimonas sp. genome containing:
- the rplI gene encoding 50S ribosomal protein L9; translation: MKVLLIKDVKTLGKAGEVKEVKDGYGQNFLIAKGFAKHATTEILAQHKEEERIAAENLAKEIASLKELATKLDKAKIVIRKKLGQNGHLFGSITKDEVAHALLEQHNTEIDKKHITDKLSIKSVGEHKLDLKLGHGIHAVLHVDVVGE
- the hslV gene encoding ATP-dependent protease subunit HslV, encoding MFDATTILAYKGKNKAVIGGDGQVTFGNSVLKGNATKIRTLHNGKILAGFAGSTADAFNLFDMFEDFLEAKKGDILKSVVEFSKAWRKDKVLRRLEAMMIVLNNEHIFILTGNGDVVEPEDGEIASIGSGGNFAISAARALKKHASLDEVELVKESLHIAADLCIYTNHNIKTLTLEGDNK
- the hslU gene encoding HslU--HslV peptidase ATPase subunit — protein: MNLTPKEIVEYLDKYVISQHNAKKTIALALRTRYRRMQLSQELQNDITPKNILMIGSTGVGKTEISRRLAKMMKVPFIKVEASKYTEVGFVGRDVESMIRDLVVASITIVKAEKEEENREKIENYVLNKIVEKLLPPLPESASESKKDDYQRLLKAMEDRVLSGEMDDKIIQLEVQKIHVEFNDTNLPPEMAKVQESFSKVFSQMSKEDNKKDVTVKDAKSILKTEASSRLLDSTNIHAEALRRAENGGIIFLDEIDKIAISEKSQGRNDPSKEGVQRDLLPIVEGSSVSTKYGVINTDHILFIAAGAFHLCKPSDLIPELQGRFPLRVELESLTEDTLYKILTQTKNSLLNQYEALLSTEGMKLIFEDEAIRAIAKLTHRANEITEDIGARRLHTVIEKVLEDVSFNADEYKDKEFVVTAELVHEKLDVVVENNDLSRYIL
- the era gene encoding GTPase Era; its protein translation is MTKAGFVSLIGRPNAGKSTLMNSLLGENIAMVSQKANATRKRSNAIVMHNDTQIIFVDTPGLHEREKVLNQFMLDEALKAMGDCDLIVYLAPVTDSVENYEKFLKLNGSKIKHIIVLSKIDQVSQEKLFKKIAQYNQFSDGFEALIPMAVPKKVGHKDLLETISKLLPESPFLYDPEDLTSELVRDIYAGFIREGIFQNVSDEIPYESDVIIDKIYEEKNIDKIIATIIVEKDSQKGIIIGRGGEAIKRIGKYSREKIEALSGKKVYLDLQVVVKKGWSKDKSYLQEIGYTS
- a CDS encoding L,D-transpeptidase family protein; this translates as MKYILLLLILTNMFADNILTNYRIHGIADIEKQMDKELAKEEYWNDILKNKDTAFGYIEAYSNILTCDKSKSKLDLYSLDKNKDFKHKKAYDAFTGKNKGDKIKEGDLKTPIGIYQITKKLSKNTKLDSFYGPLAFVTSYPNLYDSYRGRDGDGIWIHGLPTNQSRDDFTRGCIAINNTSIECLDRNIDISKTILIINDTKVKQDVSKKTLAAILAQLYAWRYNWIYDDINGYLSFYSNEFVKDDGMNFKDFKSYKARIFQKNERKSIVFNNINIFPYPNTSNVYQINFKEFYKSDTFKFEGDKTLIVELDKSNKIHILTEK
- a CDS encoding M99 family carboxypeptidase catalytic domain-containing protein; amino-acid sequence: MKHILIKIFFIVNISFISLYADVQLIKKQNSDSNTTLLVIGGIHGDEPGGYFSASILATHYNINSKNVWIVPNLNQDSIQKNARGIHGDMNRKFSIIEDKDKDKEVIKDIKKIILQNNVSLVLNLHDGNGFYRKTDKGSIFNANAWGQTCVIDQCDLNKSQPFGDLSKIALNVKERINKKLIKEHHTFDVKNTNTKFDDEAMQLSLTYFAVTNNKPAFAIESSKNLPTLSQKVFYHLLAIEEFMNIMNISFSRKFDLTEENIDALLKN